The following is a genomic window from Brachionichthys hirsutus isolate HB-005 chromosome 10, CSIRO-AGI_Bhir_v1, whole genome shotgun sequence.
ATGTTTCACcttggatttgtttttattaaacgGTGACGGTTGTTCGGCTGAACGTCGCTCGCAAAGCGTTTAGAAACGGACTTCGCTTGGCAGCGCCGCTGAATCTCTGCCGCCATTTTGTGCTAATGTTGCGTAACGGAACAGTTGTCGTGCTGCGGCTTGTTAGGAACACGGCCGCCCACGTAGCAGGAAGTGTTGGAGCTacatagtctctctctctctctctctctctccctctctcactctctaCTGCGTCTGCCCGCAGGTCTTCTGGCGTTCGGCGTGAGCGAGTCAGCCCTGGTGAATAAGATCTTCACGGGCGTCAATCTGGTGGTTCTGGGCTTCGTCATCATCTCCGGCTTCGTGAAGGGCGACGTGACCAATTGGAACCTCACTGAGGAAGACTACGTCGCCTTCATCAACCAGACCAACACCTCCAGGACTCTGCAGTCAGTGCACGCGAGCAGAGCTTCGCTTccgtctgattggttgattgattgattgattgacgtTGTCTTTCTGtgcttccatcactcagggTTGAGAAGGAGTTTGGCGCCGGTGGCTTCGCTCCATTTGGACTCACTGGCGTCCTGAGCGGCGCCGCCACCTGCTTCTACGCGTTCGTGGGCTTTGACTGCATCGCCACGACGAGTgagttcttttttgttttcccgTCGGCCTCAGAACTACGGAAGGGATCGCCGAGTTCGGTCGTTGTTCATCCATTTCCTGAAACGTCCTCAGGTGAGGAGGCCAAGAACCCGATGCGCTCCATCCCCATCGGCATCGTGGCGTCGCTGCTGATTTGCTTCTTTGCGTATTTCGGCGTGTCCGCCGCCCTGACGATGATGATGCCGTACTACGAGCTGAACGTCCAGAGCCCTCTGCCCGAGGCCTTCACGCATGTCGGCTGGGCGCCTGCTCGGTACATCGTGGCCGTCGGCTCGCTCTGCGCTCTGTCCACCAGGTACGGGCGGCGATGGCTTCCCTCCAACGCGAAGTTAGAATCCTTTTCACGGCTAGGTGTAATCCAGATATTTGTTCCTCTCCCAGTCTGCTGGGCTCCATGTTCCCCATGCCTCGCGTTATCTACGCCATGGCGGAGGACGGGCTGCTGTTCCGCGTCTTGTCCAGGATGAACGCTCGCACAAAGACGCCCGCCCTGGCGACGGTAGCTTCTGGCATCGTTGCAGGTAAGGTCCGTGGATCCATCTCcggtggtgagatggaggctgcagcctcttttttttttcatgcttttgtgTCTTTTACGTCATGACTGGGTTTTATTTCTCCTGACAGCTCTGATGGCGTTCCTGTTCGACTTGGGCGCTCTGGTTGACCTCATGTCCATCGGGACTCTGTTGGCGTACTCGTTAGTGGCCATCTGCGTCCTCATCCTCAGGTGAGCGGCCTCTCCGCTGCGCAGGAACGGCCCGGATGTCCACGCAGGACGTCTCGTACAGGACGAGACGGACGGCGCTCATCGGGACGCTTTCTCCGCTTCAGATACCAGCCGAGCGCCCTGAATGCTTCCAGCCAGATGGAGAAGCTGGTGGAGCTGGTGGAAGGGGAGAAGGTGGCGGCGGGCGGCGGGGACGGCGGGGACAGCGGGGACGAGTACGGCGTGGAGACCGAGGCGAGGCCGCTCCAAGAGACCTTCTCGGTCAGGATGCTCCTCCGCCCGACCAGAAATATCCCGACGAAGCTCTCTGGGAACATCGTCTACGTCACCACTGCCGTGATCTGTGAGGCTTTTCTTTGTGCATTCTAAAGGGAGATTATTTGTTTCCATGTGTGTTTAATCTACCGtacctttcccccccccccccccc
Proteins encoded in this region:
- the slc7a3a gene encoding solute carrier family 7, member 3, which translates into the protein MASKLARFGKSLLRRRALNDSGEESRFARCLSTLDLVALGVGSTLGAGVYVLAGEVAREKAGPAIVLCFLIAALSSMLAGLCYAEFGARVPKTGSAYLYSYVTVGEIWAFITGWNLILSYVIGTASVARAWSSTFDNLVEQKISGFFKSSMAMKVPGGVLAEYPDLFALILILLLTGLLAFGVSESALVNKIFTGVNLVVLGFVIISGFVKGDVTNWNLTEEDYVAFINQTNTSRTLQVEKEFGAGGFAPFGLTGVLSGAATCFYAFVGFDCIATTSEEAKNPMRSIPIGIVASLLICFFAYFGVSAALTMMMPYYELNVQSPLPEAFTHVGWAPARYIVAVGSLCALSTSLLGSMFPMPRVIYAMAEDGLLFRVLSRMNARTKTPALATVASGIVAALMAFLFDLGALVDLMSIGTLLAYSLVAICVLILRYQPSALNASSQMEKLVELVEGEKVAAGGGDGGDSGDEYGVETEARPLQETFSVRMLLRPTRNIPTKLSGNIVYVTTAVISVLVTVLCIILANWLEEILSGHAGVLVAVVVFLLLCGVCVVVIWRQPESKEALTFKVPLLPWLPLFSVFVNIYLMMQLDLSTWIRFSVWMIIGFAIYFFYGIKNSNEAAKRSSPRKYEPALQSKAPIYTGARDDSDAEVGGP